In Lonchura striata isolate bLonStr1 chromosome 3, bLonStr1.mat, whole genome shotgun sequence, the sequence TGCCGGCGCGGCGATGCTGCAGCCCTCCCCCGGCGCCGACGGGGTCTTGCCGGGGTAGCGGCCCCGCCGTGCCGCGCCGAGCCCCGCCGTCTgcgggggcggcggccgcggagGGATGGAGCCGGCCGGCCCCTGCCGGGCGCAGTTGGGCTCCGCCAACGACTCTTACCGAAACTGTAGCGCCGAGGAAGTGATTTATCAAGATGCCACCCCTCTCTCCGGGAAGATCGTGCTCGCTGTCGTCCTGGCGCTGGTCACCCTGGCCACGGTGCTTTCCAACGCTTTTGTCATCGCCACGGTCTACCAGACGAGGAAACTCCACACGCCGGCCAACTATCTGATCGCCTCGTTGGCTGTTACCGACCTCCTCGTCTCCATCCTTGTCATGCCCATCAGCACCATGTACACTGTGACCGGCAGGTGGACGCTGGGTCAGATCGTCTGCGATATCTGGCTGTCCTCGGACATCACCTGTTGCACGGCGTCCATCCTGCACCTCTGTGTCATCGCCCTGGACCGCTACTGGGCGATCACCGACGCCGTCGAATACTCCACGAAACGGACTCCCAAGAGGGCAGCTGGTATGATCGCACTGGTATGGATCTTCTCCATCTGCATCTCCATGCCCCCTTTGTTTTGGCGGCAGGCGAAGGCCGAGGAAGTATCTAACTGTGTGGTGAACACGGACCACGTCCTGTACACCGTGTACTCCACAGTAGGAGCCTTCTACTTCCCCACTCTGCTGCTCATAGCCCTC encodes:
- the HTR1B gene encoding 5-hydroxytryptamine receptor 1B yields the protein MEPAGPCRAQLGSANDSYRNCSAEEVIYQDATPLSGKIVLAVVLALVTLATVLSNAFVIATVYQTRKLHTPANYLIASLAVTDLLVSILVMPISTMYTVTGRWTLGQIVCDIWLSSDITCCTASILHLCVIALDRYWAITDAVEYSTKRTPKRAAGMIALVWIFSICISMPPLFWRQAKAEEVSNCVVNTDHVLYTVYSTVGAFYFPTLLLIALYGRIYVEARSRILKQTPKKAGKRLTRAQLITDSPGSTSSVTSINSKAPEGSSETGSPVYMNQVKVKVSDALLEKKKLTAARERKATKTLGIILGAFIVCWLPFFIISLVMPICKDACWFHMAIFDFFTWLGYLNSLINPVIYTMSNEDFKQAFHKLIRFRCTG